TGTCATTTGGAGGCACCTGTCCTTTATGTGTCTGAGAAACAGCTTGCTAAATCATGTAATACGCTGGTGGTTTATAGATTGTGTATTTTGTCTACAGGTGAAAAGGTCCTTTGGCCTGTGTAATCTACAAGTGACTTATTTTGATGAGGAGAATGAGGAGGTGAGTGAGAGCAAAGAGTTACGGCAATGTTAATACAATGCTATTACAATGTTGTTGCAATACATTTCCATTTTGTGTTTCAGGTATCCATAAACAGCCAAAGTGagtagtaaatatatatattttaatattaataatattagtTCATTGTTCAATGTAACATGTGCAATTAATTATATTTTTCCTCTCTTCTAGTGGAGTATGAGGAGGCATTAAAGGTAGGTGGTAACTTAAATCTGACTCCTGTCCCTATTTACGCCTTATGATAACAAAAGGTTCAAGTGAAGTGTAACTGTTACCAAAATATGCCTTCAAGTAGCAAAGCAATACATTTCCAAAATGTAATTAACCATCATTCCGCTGTTGATTTCATCAGAGTGCATCCAGGCAAGGGAACCGGCTGCAAATGAATGTGTATGAGACCAGGGGTCAGCCCACGCGTGTGCCGGCCAAGGCCAGTGGAGGGGAGCCCAAGAGAGGGTTCCGTCCCCCACAGCACTGCCCAACCCTGGCTCAGGTGGTGAGCAGGAAGGTCCAGGCTGCTGTCCCTGAACAGGGCATGGTAAGGACAGAGCTAAAGATATACAAACTACTGTATACTTCCTACTTAATAGTGCTGAGCAATTGACCAACATTTTGGTTATGTTTCGGTTTTTAAACAACAAATTGACCGACGTTGGTTCATTTATTTGAAATACATTTCGTtcagtttttttctgtgagctcaatgcgcacatctcacagtttctctagagataaattagatcctgaactgtgcgatgtagtatggagttgtagtttccaacaggccaatattctacatagtttagcgcataaaacgtggtaattaattaactacaatgaccgtAATCCATTGCGCATCTACTTGTGCGCGATCGTGAGGtgatatagagagcagctgttgcttcgTGAGGTacctctacctgaaaatacatgatctaagtgattggtAGTTGGTATttagcagtcataaaagtatgccttatttactttgaagaactaaaacattgtaattttgtcagacagcataggcagcagctctatagagatgagatgacttgaaattaaataataaagtaatcaaataaaacaaatgtaatatacacaataactgaaatattttattaaagtaaagtatgtgaataagtgataagcagtaatgggcagtcacagcattcaacccacataatgcatagttcatttaatgtttgttttttaaataatcgaAATCAAAAACCGTGATATCTTTTAAATAATTGAACCGGAACCGAACCTACCTCAAAAAGCACTGATCGCGAGGCCttcagagtggcgcagcggtctaaggcactgcatcgcaatggTTGAGGCGTCAcaacagacccgggttcgatcccaggctgtgtcacgaccggccatgaccgggagtcccatagggcggcgcacaattgacccagtgtcgtccgggttaggggagggtttggccgggggggggctttacttggctcatcgcgctctagcgactctttgtggcgggccgggtgcctgcaggctgacttcagtcgtcagttgaacagtgtttcctccgacacgttggtgcagctggcttccgggttaagcgggcgggtgttaataagcgcggtttggcggggtCATGTTTGggaggacacatgactcgaccttcgtctCACCCGAGCCCGttagggagttgcagcgatgagacgatcgcaattggatatcacaaaattgtggtaaaaaaatacaaataaaataaaaaatggctCAGCACTATTACTTTTATATAGCTACTTCTTTCTAATTGAATGAGATTTTGTGTCATTAGGTATTAATTGAATAAAAGTAAAAACCAAACTAAGTCAATGCGTGACATACAATAAATATGGCTTATTCGTCTGATTTCTCACTACTTTGGTTTCCAAGGTGATCATGAAAGAACTAAAGGGGACCAAAGAGGAAGATAAGACACCTCCAGCATGGTTTACATCTTACATGGAGAAGGTGAGGAGATGATTTGGACATTGATCTTTGGACCTTACTGTGGTTTTATCTTCAATGAATGTACTATTTAGAATCATACCACTTAACCTTGAAATGAAACAGTTGTATGTGTATATTTTATAGATAAAATTAAACTAACTAGCTAACCAGTAACCCAAACTCTTGTCATCCAGTTCAAGGACCAAGTAGTGAGGGAAGCAGTGGAGAAGATCTGTCGGGAGTTCTCGGGCCAGTGCTGCATCCACAAGCCCATTGGGGCTGAGGCCCAGATCCCTGAGGTGACCTCCTCCACCCTGCCTGGGGGTCCTAGTTCCACCCCTGCCTGCAGCAGCTGCCGGGGCCAGACCGTTGGGGGAGGATACCAGTGCAGGTGagaaggggaagaggagagaggtggttCAGGTGGCTCAGAGAGAGACTAGGGAGGACATTGACAAATGTGAATTAGTTAAAATGTCTGTAAAGGTAAATAAACACTAATGTAATCAGATATTTTCTTTCATGTTTTTGTAAATAGCGTACTCCCACATACTTTCAATTAAGTGCCTCCAAAATACATTGTGTTGCTCCAAAACAAACGAATTCCTTTGATCAGTTGTCGTTTCCATTTCTACAGTATGCGAAACCTGAGAAGATCAGTTTCAATTAATCAGAAGGCCCTTTGGTTGGTGTGCCCCTCCCTGACTGTCTGGTTTCTTTTTCCCAGTGTGTGTACATCCTGCACGCTGTGTGAGCCCTGCAGTTTCTCCCATGACCCCAGCCACAACCTGGTGAGAGCCAGAACACCCCTCTCCATCCCTGAGCACGGCTCACCAGCCCCAGACCACAGCAGGTAAGACCAGGGTTGGAACATATTACATATTGTAACAGAGTTACATATTCACTTTTTGGAACCTCATTTAACGCTTATGGGGTGCCAATGTTAATTCATTCTTGTTTATGGGGCTGCTATGGTTTGATATGAGAAATGACTCTCAATTTTGGGGATTGTTTTGTGTTATGTCATTTTCAATCCTACAATGATCATTGTCGTGAGAAAAGTGTCAGAACTGTATCTGTCCTCTATGATGGCCGATCAGAAACCCTTGCATTCTCCCCTTCTCTACCTCATTCCCAGGTTTTACCGGCGAGGGGACCGGAGCTTCCGTAAGGCGGAGAAGCAGCGTCTGAAGGCTGAGAAGCGTCAGCTGAAGGCGGAGGTAAAGGAGATCAGGAAGCAGCTGAAGATGGAGAGGCGGGGCCTGCAGTGGAGTGCCGCCGGCGATGGGAACTCCTCCCCTGTCCTGCTCCAACCCAGGGCCACCCAGGCCAACAGCCCAGAGTACGTCTTAAAGGGACCGTTCACCGAAATTAGATGAAAGTAGATACTGCTGGCAAGACTTGGTATTCAGTGTATCATGAGGTAAAATCAGTGAGAGGCACAGGTCTTGTCTCTGTAGTTAGACTGCTGTCAAAAGGAGGGAAATGACAGAGAGAGTTGTGCTTTGGCCATAattaagagatggagagaggaaaggaTGGAGAGACATGTTCTGTGATTTAATAGTGTATTTTGGCGCTTTGTCCCCCAGGCGTCCCAAGCGGCCCTGCCCTCTGGTGGTGCCAGCCATGACGGCCCTGTTTCTGGATGAGAACCTGCCTGATGGGACTCGTCTTCGCCCAGGCACAAAGTTCATCAAGTACTGGAAGATGAGGAACACTGGCAGCGTGAGCTGGAGCTCTGAGACCAAGGTACTATTATGGGATGAGAATGGACCTGGGATATGCACATTATCTGAGGTTACCATTGACAGCCACAGTACTCTTAGCTGAAAGAGAGGACACGATGAAGAGGGTTAGGCATAACACTGacagtcactctctctccctccccccctctctctctctctctctctaccctcatCTTCTCAGCTGAAGTTCATGTGGGGGAACCTGGCGGTGGCGTCGGGCGACCGCTGGCGTGAGGTGGCTGTCCCTTTCCTGCAGCCGGGTCAGGTGGGCGTGGTAAGTGTGGCCCTGTGCGCCCCAGCCCTGGAAGGCTCATACACCTCCCACTGGCGTCTGGCACACGGTGGGGAGCAGTTTGGCCCTCGTGTCTGGTGCAGCATTATGGTGGACCCCCTGGCCCCTGCAGCTGTGATGGCAGATGGCGTTCTGGTGTCGCCCTGCGTCACTCCCCAGGCAAGTCCACCCACCCTCTTGACTTTGGTTCTCAGTGGCCAAACTGCTATACAATGCTGTAGTTCTCTGGAAAAGATGGTAGTAATCTCAGTTAAGTATGTATTCTGTCTGGGTAACAGTTATTTTAATATGCTGGTGCTCTACAGGGGAAGAACCCCCTTTCCGCAGATAAGGGTGGAAAGTCTTGTGCTGCAGCCTCTAGGGACCAAGCACTCATGTCAGTGGACCAAGACGAACGAGAATACTACATTCCCTCTGTGGACCTGCTCACAGCCCAGGACTTACTCTCCTTTGAGCTGCTGGACATCAACATTGTTCAGGAACTAGAGAGCGTGCCCAACAACACCCCGGCAGGTAAGCCTTCCAATGCTATTTACATGCTAAAACTGCAGGGTGTTCTTAATCAGTTGACTGCACTTTTCCTGTATCTTTTCTGaatttctctctcattttctctctctctcttccacacaGATATGACCCCATGCATATCCCCACTGCCCCATGACGGTCCCCTGCAGGAGAAGCCCACCCTGGGGTTGATCCAGGAGGAAGCAGAGGCCCATCAGGCCCAGGGAGTCACAAGCATCCAGCTATCTCAGTGCCTGGGGCCAGGGGCGGCGGGGGGCCGGGTTCCAgcccaggaggagggagaggaggatatcAGCGGGACTCAATTTGTGTGTGAGACGGTGATGCGCTCGCTCACCCTGGAGGAGGCACCAAACCACACACCTCTGCGTGGGAACTGCCCCGGCAAGTGTGagtttttattaattaatttagtTCCATATTATGCCTATGTTAATACCAGATTAAGGGCCATAACAGTGTAACCAAAATTCCTTTCCCTGATCTTCACAGTGGTCCGCCCGGCAGCCCAAGGTGGCGCCGCCTCCTCCTCTCTTAAAGGGAAAGGTGTTGAGAAGCATTTGGAGGCGAGGGCGGAGAAAACCCAGGACATATCCCCCATCAGCCCTGTGGCCCCAGCCCTAGCCCCACCCCAGCTGGCTATACCAGAGTTTAGGATGCCAGGTGATTGACCCACCTTATCCTCCTGTTTTCAATTAGTTGATTGGTTGATAAATACCACTTGAGCTCAAATCTGGGCCCTGTTGTCAGGTAAAAAACAACAATTAAATAGTTTGACCGTTTGCAGATGAGGGACTGGAGTCCGACATCGAGAGCATCTGTGTGGACGCCAGCGGTGACGAAGAcaagggtgaagataaaggagaGTTGACAGAGGGGAAGAGGGGCCCCCGCAGCCGTTCCTCCTCGGCCTCATCCGAGGATTACATCATCATCCTCCCTGACTGCTTCGACACCAGCCGCCCGCTGGGAGAGTCCATGTACAGCTCCGCCCTCTCCCAGCCTGGCGACGCCCCCGACACGCCCACAGACCCCGACCGCCAGGGCCGTACCACTCCAGAGGGGGAGCACGATGAAGCAGAAGAGACCGTTTCAGGCTCCAGCAGCGCCAACGATATGCTGTGCACCTCCCAGACGTTGGACGCCATGCCCCTAACCCCTGTGGTGGTGGCACCCCCTCGGCTCAACTCGGCTCTTACACCCAGGTGAGAAACCATGGGCCAGCTGTGCTTGGAAATAGGTTTACGGTGCTATTACACATTTTGACAGTGCTAAATTGCTGAGATGTTCCAAATGTAGATGTATATTGTTGGTGTTGTCTTCAGCCCAGAGAGCAATGATCAGACCGAGCCAGCAGCAGAGTCCCTGGACAGGACTGAGGTCTACCAGCAGGGGGAGTCAGAGGATGGTaaggaacacaaacacacacaaacacacacacacggtcacgtACGTAGTTCTAGCAACTAAAGGAAACAAAGCGTTTTTGTTTGTCACATAAAAGCAGTTGGGCCTAACTGACAACAATGCCCTAACAGTAATCATGTTTTCTGCTTGCTGCAGTGCCTTTTTGCTGTCTGATCATTCAGCTGTAATATCGAAAGTACAATGTCTACTTGGTTCTAAACAAACACAAGTACTAAGCACTAGATGAATGGCTATGGGGTAGAGGTCTGCTTGGAGAGTCATTCTTGTCAAAGAGCACCTTCTATACACTCCCCTCTAGAGCTCTACAACTTATCCATATGAGCATACCGGTATATCCTTTTCCCAGAACATAACCAACCAGTCATCTCTGTTTTTGTGTCTGAAAGGTTCCAAGCAGCCAGACAGCCAACCAGACAGCCCATCTGCTTCTGGTGACTCAGAAGACAACTCCGAAGACCCTAGGTGGGACCCTGATGTGCAACTCAGTCAGTTCAGATGCTAATCTTTTCCTAGATCTCTCTTGTTAAAGAGATAGTTAAAGCGGAATGTCTATTTAATGATATTAGTGTTGGCtgaccagaaacaaaatggtgtcaGTAAGACTCACACCCtggccctctctgtctgtcttgttcCTTCTAGGCACCCCGGCATCACTGGAGGCCTGGTGAAAGGAGCCCTGTCTGTCGCAGCATCCGCCTACAAGGCTCTGTTCACTGGGCAGTCTGGCCCAGTGCAGGTCAGTCCTCCATTCACTTCCTACAGTGCTGTTAATGATGGCATTCAAGGTCATCGTTTTTGCAATCACAGAAGATTGctatatcatattaacatggtgCTTGAGACATCGAACTGGAATGCCACAATTGTGAGGCTACTTTAACATGTCATTACTGACTGAGTCAAGTTATTATCTAGGAGGTGTATTTTAAACAGTATGTTGTCCTTCCTGCAGCCCCCAGTGGACGGAGCCACCCAGGACACCATGATGGCGGTGCTGGTGGAGATGGGCTTTGGAGACCGGCCGCTCAACCAGCGGCTGCTGAAGAAACACAACTACAACCTGCTGGACGTGGTCAATGAACTGGTCCAGATGACCGACAATGACTGGTACTCCACCCGctactgaggagagagggaggaggaggaggaggaggagaaagaggtaaCCTCTTACCTCTGACGCCTTGacctcttttctctcttcctcctctcttttaGATTTGGACCAAGTTGACaggaggtacagtgagggaaaaagtatttgatcccctgctgattttgtacatttgcccactgacaaagaaatgatcagtctataattttaatggtaggtttatttgaacagtgagagacagaataacaacaacaaaatccagaaaaacgcatgtcaaaaatgttataaattgatatgcattttaatgagggaaataagtatttgaccccctctcaatcagaaagatttctggctccccaggtgtcttttatacaggtaacgagctgagattaggagcacactcttaaagggagtgctcctaatctcagcttgttacctgtataaaagacacctgtccacagaagcaatcaatcaatcagattccaaactctccaccatggccaagaccaaagagctctccaaggatgtcagggacaagattgtagacctacacaaggctggaatgggctacaagaccatcgccaagcagcttggtgagaagatgacaacagttggtgcgattattcgcaaatggaagaaacacaaaataactgccaatctccctcggcctggggctccatgcaagatctcacctcgtggagttgcaatgatcatgagaacagtgaggaatcagcccagaactacacaggaggatcttgtcaatgatctcaaggcagctgggaccatagtcaccaggaaaacaattgataacacactacgccgtgaaggactgaaatcctacagtgcccacaaggtccccctgctcaagaaagcacatatacagggccgtctgaagtttgccaatgaacatctgaatgattcagaggagaactggtgaaagtgttgtggtcagatgagaccaaaatcgagctctttggcatcaactcaactcgccgtgtttggaggaggaggaatgctgcctatgaccccaagaacaccatccccaccgtcaaacatggaggtggaaacattatgctttgggggtttttctgctaaggggacaggacaacttcaccgcatcaaagggacgatggacggggccatgtaccgtcaaatcttgggtgagaacctccttccctcagccagggcattgaaaatgggtcgtggatgggtattccagcatgacaatgacccaaaacacacggccaaggcaacaaaggagtggctcaagaagaagcacattaaggttcttaatcccatagaacatctgtggagggagctgaaggttcgagttgccaaatgtcagcctcgaaaccttaatgacttggagaagatctgcaaagaggagtggagcaaaatccctcctgagatgtgtgcaaacctggtggccaactacaagaaacgtctgacctctgattgccaacaagggttttgccaccaagtactaagtcaggttttgcagaggggtcaaatacttatttccctcattaaaacgcaaatcaatttgtaacatttttgacgtgcgtttttctggatttttttgttgttattctgtctctcactgttcaaataaacctaccattaaaattatagactgatcatgtctttgtcagtgggcaaacgtacaaaatcagcaggggatcaaatacttttttccctcactgtatcctgACTATGACCTAAAGAGACATTCCCACAGACTTTGGGATATTTAGGCTATCaaatagctacagtatgtatataGATTCATTTAACATGGCCGTTTCTGGCTGTTGGCTTTTGCATAGGAAAGGGGGAGACTGAAGGGGGGTGGATGAGGTGGCCTACTCTTTCCAGGAGAACACTTTAATTTCTGTTGAAACAAATGGTAAACATATCACAAGTTGCTATCGCCAAGCCATTCCTGTCAAAAGCATACTCAGCCTTGAAGTCATAGATTGGAATACAGGCTGAATATGCAGCCATAGACCAGGTATATTCAACAAGAGTTACAGTATGTGTAAGCTTAGCTGAAGGGGTGTTTGGTGTAATATATATTTATCACAGAGAGACAGAACCATATAGGACTTACTTCTATAAGCTGTGGCAATAGTCAACATTGAATGATGTTAATCAACTTCATAGAGTGTTTGAATAGTGGACACGTCAGGTCCTCATTCCAAGTGTGTATGACTGTCAGTGTTGGAGAACGCTATGCTTCTTTCAGATCACAGcaattaaacacacacacccccacccccacacgcTTAAACCTTTCTCAGCTTAACTGTTCAAAGTATCAGCGTACTGTAGACATATGATGCGTGTCTTATTGATTGAAGATTATAATTCCCCTACTTTCTGTGAGGTCGTGCCATGGGGTGACAACATGCTATGGATATTTTTGAAATGAGGACCATTACATTGATGCACTCCATTTAATTCCATTTTAAGAGGGTATATTAATCCCCATTCTTGATTAGGAGCATATTTAGGTTTAAAAAGAAAAATAATGTAAATATAATATACAAATATATGATTTTTTGTTGCACATGGAAGACAAATACTGATGCAAACCCAAAAGACTAGCTGCTCAAGAAGTGAAGGATGTTATAATTGTTTAAGACCCTGTTGAAGGGATTTTATTTATCAAAAAATGAATTAACCACCTTTAGAAAATGTCTTCAATCTGTTCTATATTGTCCTCAGAGGGAGGGGGTTCTTTTCAGAACAATACATGGGGCCTGGTGATCatgatacactgctcaaaaaaataaagggaacacttaaacaacacatcctagatctgaatgaatgaaataatcttattaaatacttttttctttacatagttgaatgtgctaacaacaaaatcacacaaatattatcaatggaaatcaaatgtattaacccatggaggtctggatttggagtcaccctcaaaattaaagtggaaaaccacactacaggctgatccaactttgatgtaatgtccttaaaacaagtcaaaatgaggctcagtagtgtgcgtggcctccacgtgcctgtatgacctccctacaacgcctgggcatgctcctgatgaggtggcggatggtctcctgagggatctcctcccagacctggactaaagcatccgccaactcctggacagtctgtggtgcaacgtggcgttggtggatggagcgagacatgatgtcccagatgtgctcaattggattcaggtctggggaacgggcgggccagtccatcaatgccttcctcttgcaggaactgctgacacactccagccacatgaggtctagcattgtcttgcattaggaggaacccagggccaaccgcaccagcatatggtctcacaaggggtctgaggatctcatctcagtacctaatggcagtcaggctacctctggcgagcacatggagggctgtgcggccccccaaagaaatgccaccccacaccatgactgacccaccgccaaaccggtcatgctggaggatgttgcaggcagcagaacgttctccacggcgtctccagactctgtcacgtctgtcacatgtgctcagtgtgaacctgctttcatctgtgaagagcacagggtgccagtggcgaatttgccaatcttggtgttctctggcaaatgccaaacgtcctgcacgctgttgggctgtaagcacaacccccacctgtggacgtcgggccttcataccaccctcatggagtctgtttttgaccgtttgagcagacacatgcacatttgtggcctgctggaggtcattttgcagggctctggcagtgctcctcctgctcctccttgcacaaaggcggaggtagcggtcctgctactgggttgttgccctcctacggcctcctccacgtctcctgatgtactggcctgtctcctggtagcgcctccatgctctggacactacgctgacagacacagcaaaccttcttgccacagctcgcattgatgtgccatcctggatgagctgcactacctgagccacttgtgtgggttgtagactccgtctcatgctaccactagagtgaaagcaccgccagcattcaaaattgaccaaaacatcagccaggaagcataggaactgagaagtggtctgtggtcaccaactgcagaaccacttctttattgggggtgtcttgctaattgcctataatttccacctgttgtctattccatttgcacaacaacatgtgaaatgtattgtcaatcagtgttgcttcctaagtggacagtttgatttcacagaagtgtgattgacttggagttacattgtgttgtttaagtgttccctttattttttttgagcagtgtatatcaaaAGCATTGTCTCTTTCCACTTGGTATCATTCTTTAAACTTGGTATAATTTTTTCCACTTtatataattattttttaaaaaacAATGTACGTCAAGTTCTTTCAAAACTTGAAAACTGAAATCAAGCAGTGTGTAACAAGTTTGAAATGCTTTTATTATTTTCCAATATAGAAATGCTAACGTGTTTCAGGTGATCTTAGGAGGTAATCTTTGTTGTAAAAATATTTTTGGTTTTAGAGTTGATTGCTTGAGGGCTGTTTGGAAATGTAAAGGAAGATTTGCCTATGTTCTTCTGGTTGAAGCTTGCTCATGTCATCGTGCTTGAATTTGCACTGTACTATATGTTTATATTTGTAGAAAATAAAAGTTACTGGAAAGGTTTGCTTAAATCTTGCACACTAAGGGGAACTTGACAGGGTTGTGGGCATTGTGAAAAAGAATTATAGCACTTGCAGTGATCAGTCATATAATGTAGCAAATGGATATTGGTAAAAATCTATGTTAATACAGAAACCCTTTGAATCAACCCTATTTTGGTATAGTGTAGTCTTAatggttcttagggtttgcctTACCAAaggataagtgtctgctaaatgactaaaatgtactgtCCTACCAAGTGGTGGTATCTGATTTATTGCCACTTATGAGTCAACTTTTAGGGTGTAAAGGAGAAACTGAATTAAAGGACAATAAGGATTGTGGTGTTtgaattaattaaaattaaagtAAGCTTTTCCCACAGTGGAAAAATGTATGTCAGAAATGATGGCAGGTTAATGGAGGTCAGAAACAGTGAGATTCATAAATTTCTACATACATGTACTTGAAACATTCATACCTTCCATATATGGGCAGGATATTTTCATAGAGGGTGAAGAATGAGAAAAcgccaaaaagtttttggggagGGATAGTGTGCAGATTGTCTGAACTATTTCTGTGTTGCACTTAAAAGACTTGCCTGGAACCCTGatgttgaattgcattgaattCTAGGTCGTGCCGAACTGAGCGTTTGAATCAGGAAAAGTTTATTCTCAcgacctctacaagccagaatgtttaataaaattatattttaatgTACTTTACCGGCATGCGCACAAGATACAAATACATGCACTACTTGCCGAGCTCGTGCACGTGTTTACATGGTTTTGCGCATGCTTCAGGGGATAGAAATCTGAATGCACTACCAGGGCTTTGGAAAGTTGatgtaattatactttcctgtggatatattgtctCACATTCCTATCATCAAAAGGACCAACCTCACAGACGACCGGTAAAGTACGTAAAAATTCAATTTCGGGTTTCCAGGCAATTAAAAGACATAGGCTACCTGTGATGTACAAATATCTGTCTCTAATAAAAGTTACCACATTTAGAGATGTCACTTCTCTTTTTTGAATAAGGCTAAGTAAATAACCATAAAACGTTTAAAATGCTCACATACTCAAAAACATATCCAGGAATCAATGTATGTATTTGACTTTATTTGTTTAAAAAATGTGTTGAGTAGGCAACCTTTTAaaaatgcactatgcagaaattgctctgcCATTTCCTTGTTGCTAAaattagcctaatttcagtttgtgacaaaacaagcaagtgcaGTGTAAAGAATCATTACCAtttaaaccactgtgaaatatattgacaaaactgaaagtaaaagactcaAAAATGAAACTTAATCACGGGAAGCATaaaaatagcacacatagaacagatctaacGCTTCTTATACTTTCTTTCAATGAAAATGACAGATCTAGAACTCATAGATCTAGAACTgtcatttctatgtgaatttggtcgtgtcggccaaaaagttacatattgcagctttaattctTTCCTGTGGGAGGCATCAAAATTACGCGGTGTCACCATCATCTGGATA
The window above is part of the Coregonus clupeaformis isolate EN_2021a unplaced genomic scaffold, ASM2061545v1 scaf0057, whole genome shotgun sequence genome. Proteins encoded here:
- the LOC121569054 gene encoding next to BRCA1 gene 1 protein-like; amino-acid sequence: MDFYINLKVNFRGNAKNFLLSGSETKSWESMEAMVKRSFGLCNLQVTYFDEENEEVSINSQMEYEEALKSASRQGNRLQMNVYETRGQPTRVPAKASGGEPKRGFRPPQHCPTLAQVVSRKVQAAVPEQGMVIMKELKGTKEEDKTPPAWFTSYMEKFKDQVVREAVEKICREFSGQCCIHKPIGAEAQIPEVTSSTLPGGPSSTPACSSCRGQTVGGGYQCSVCTSCTLCEPCSFSHDPSHNLVRARTPLSIPEHGSPAPDHSRFYRRGDRSFRKAEKQRLKAEKRQLKAEVKEIRKQLKMERRGLQWSAAGDGNSSPVLLQPRATQANSPERPKRPCPLVVPAMTALFLDENLPDGTRLRPGTKFIKYWKMRNTGSVSWSSETKLKFMWGNLAVASGDRWREVAVPFLQPGQVGVVSVALCAPALEGSYTSHWRLAHGGEQFGPRVWCSIMVDPLAPAAVMADGVLVSPCVTPQGKNPLSADKGGKSCAAASRDQALMSVDQDEREYYIPSVDLLTAQDLLSFELLDINIVQELESVPNNTPADMTPCISPLPHDGPLQEKPTLGLIQEEAEAHQAQGVTSIQLSQCLGPGAAGGRVPAQEEGEEDISGTQFVCETVMRSLTLEEAPNHTPLRGNCPGKLVRPAAQGGAASSSLKGKGVEKHLEARAEKTQDISPISPVAPALAPPQLAIPEFRMPDEGLESDIESICVDASGDEDKGEDKGELTEGKRGPRSRSSSASSEDYIIILPDCFDTSRPLGESMYSSALSQPGDAPDTPTDPDRQGRTTPEGEHDEAEETVSGSSSANDMLCTSQTLDAMPLTPVVVAPPRLNSALTPSPESNDQTEPAAESLDRTEVYQQGESEDGSKQPDSQPDSPSASGDSEDNSEDPRHPGITGGLVKGALSVAASAYKALFTGQSGPVQPPVDGATQDTMMAVLVEMGFGDRPLNQRLLKKHNYNLLDVVNELVQMTDNDWYSTRY